One part of the Larus michahellis chromosome 22, bLarMic1.1, whole genome shotgun sequence genome encodes these proteins:
- the TMEM106C gene encoding transmembrane protein 106C: protein MGSVLSLSANDAASRQRTKAEDDDDDLLDSRGRVEDIAKFPYVEFTGQDSITCPTCQGTGCIPTEQVNELVALIPYSDQRLRPQRTKLYVLLSVLLCLLVSGLVVFFLFPHSVLVDDDGIKVVRVWFDKKNSVVILAITATLRIKNSNFYSVTVTSLTSQVQYMNTVVGTQQITNVSSIQPLSDKLVNFTVKAELGGPFSYMYLFCTFPKVKVHNIVIFMRTSVKLSYIGHMTQSTLETYHYVDCSSNSTAAQDPLPLLSPRAQSEP, encoded by the exons ATGGGTTCTGTGCTTTCCCTCTCTGCTAATGACGCTGCCTCCAGGCAGAGGACGAAGGCTGAGGATGACGATGATGACTTACTCGATAGCCGAGGCCGTGTAGAAGACATTGCCAAGTTTCCATATGTTGAATTCACAGGTCAGGACAGCATCACCTGTCCCACTTGCCAAGGCACTGGCTGCATTCCCACAG agCAGGTAAATGAGTTGGTGGCTCTGATACCCTACAGCGACCAACGGCTTCGTCCACAGAGAAC GAAACTGTACGTCCTGCTGTcggtgctgctctgcctgctggtgtcggggctggtggttttcttcctcttcccccactCCGTCCTGGTGGACGATGACGGTATTAAAGTGGTTCGGGTTTGGTTCGACAAGAAGAACTCCGTTGTCATTCTTGCCATCACG GCCACCCTACGGATCAAGAACTCCAACTTCTACTCCGTGACAGTGACCAGCCTGACCAGTCAGGTGCAGTACATGAACACTGTGGTGGGGACCCAGCAGATCACCAACGTCTCCAGCATCCAGCCGCTGAGTGACAAACTG GTGAATTTCACTGTGAAGGCGGAGCTGGGTGGGCCTTTCTCCTACATGTA TTTGTTTTGCACGTTTCCCAAGGTGAAGGTCCATAACATCGTCATCTTCATGAG GACATCGGTGAAGCTCTCGTACATCGGCCACATGACGCAGAGCACTTTGGAGACGTACCACTACGTGGATTGCAGTTCCAACTCCACGGCTGCCCAGGACCCGctgcctctgctgtcccccagaGCCCAGAGCGAGCCCTGA